In a genomic window of Novosphingobium sp. KA1:
- a CDS encoding TetR/AcrR family transcriptional regulator: MILHSRTEEKEMGKAIPGQPQIPAPHSRIGRPPGSITTLLGTHILEVATQQFFLRGYEATSMDAVAAAAQVSKRTLYQRFGSKRGLLLAIREQERGYFAALVDTPLPQGNVRRKMAFLANILVEATTTPRALAFMGLREELRRLEPDLEDGTYQRVIDHWVSAFQNILRSDPGVSEATPEQIDFVAGFLFDALVTIPQRRILRQGGLSNTAEEKTAFIDATLDLLASGVPALRASSEDDPATLLGARQQRTMIYGEVPHAR; this comes from the coding sequence ATGATTCTGCATTCGCGCACCGAGGAAAAAGAAATGGGCAAAGCCATACCGGGACAGCCCCAGATACCCGCACCGCACTCGAGAATTGGCCGGCCGCCCGGCTCCATCACCACATTGCTGGGCACCCATATTCTGGAGGTCGCGACCCAGCAGTTTTTCCTGCGCGGCTACGAAGCAACGAGCATGGATGCCGTGGCTGCGGCGGCGCAGGTCAGCAAACGTACGCTCTATCAGCGCTTCGGGTCGAAGCGCGGCTTGCTCTTGGCCATTCGCGAACAGGAAAGAGGCTATTTTGCGGCTCTTGTGGACACGCCACTGCCGCAAGGGAATGTTCGAAGAAAGATGGCCTTCCTTGCCAACATTCTTGTCGAGGCGACCACCACACCAAGAGCGCTGGCATTCATGGGGCTCAGGGAGGAACTGCGTCGCCTGGAACCCGATCTGGAAGACGGGACATATCAGCGCGTAATCGACCACTGGGTCAGCGCGTTTCAAAACATTTTACGGAGCGACCCTGGGGTGTCGGAAGCGACGCCGGAGCAAATCGACTTCGTTGCCGGCTTCCTGTTTGACGCGCTTGTAACGATCCCCCAGCGACGCATCCTGCGGCAGGGCGGCCTGTCGAACACAGCCGAGGAAAAGACGGCGTTCATTGACGCTACGCTGGATCTGCTCGCCAGCGGTGTGCCTGCCCTTCGCGCCTCATCCGAAGATGATCCCGCAACACTTCTTGGCGCACGGCAGCAACGGACGATGATCTATGGGGAGGTGCCACATGCCCGCTGA
- a CDS encoding efflux transporter outer membrane subunit gives MRHKFGFGTGEARRGWQASRAACALAVFGFLSGCSFAPDHVRPAQPVPAVYNAETVPGRAIAYLGWRDFFRHAELQHLIEEALANNRDVRIAATRVAEARAAWRIEGASLYPQLDAVGTGTRGRTLFNLPTVGATPVDVKQISAQLSASWEIDFWGRLRNLRDAARWQYLATEEARRGVATSLIAQVANGYLLEREYEERVALAKDSIGTREESLRIMRRRFDVGSGSKLDMMQAQILLAQAQATLQGLEQDRVVNRNALALLVGRPVDISPGRLSLADVPENMVLPAGLPSDLLTNRPDIVAAEYQLRAANANIGAARAAFLPNISLTGAYGTMSDELDGLFSAGSKAWTFAPTIALPLFNAGRLKGNLDVAKAREERAVAEYERTVQAAFRDVSDALVQRRQLQLQIGTTRTMLDAQRERARLALLRFDNGRSAYLEVLDAQRDLFDAEQALVRLRRAELASIVALYSALGGGFVADQTFDNGPQGNTDGGSNP, from the coding sequence GTGCGGCACAAATTTGGTTTTGGAACAGGGGAGGCCCGAAGAGGGTGGCAAGCGTCACGGGCCGCCTGCGCGCTTGCTGTTTTCGGCTTTCTTTCGGGATGTTCATTCGCGCCGGACCATGTGCGACCGGCCCAGCCGGTCCCTGCTGTCTATAATGCGGAGACCGTACCCGGCAGGGCGATCGCATATTTGGGCTGGCGTGATTTTTTTCGCCATGCCGAGCTCCAGCATCTGATCGAGGAAGCGCTTGCGAACAATCGTGATGTCCGCATTGCGGCTACGCGGGTGGCGGAGGCACGCGCGGCCTGGCGTATCGAGGGGGCGTCCCTGTATCCTCAACTCGATGCTGTGGGAACGGGCACGCGGGGACGTACGCTGTTCAACCTGCCGACGGTCGGGGCCACACCGGTCGATGTGAAACAGATCAGCGCGCAGTTGAGCGCCAGCTGGGAAATCGACTTTTGGGGGCGTCTGCGGAATCTGCGCGATGCCGCGCGGTGGCAATATCTTGCCACGGAAGAAGCCCGCAGGGGTGTTGCTACCAGTCTGATCGCGCAGGTGGCCAATGGCTATCTGCTCGAGCGCGAATATGAGGAACGTGTCGCGCTCGCAAAGGATTCCATCGGAACACGCGAAGAGTCCCTGCGCATCATGCGCCGACGCTTTGACGTTGGTTCCGGTTCAAAGCTGGACATGATGCAGGCACAGATCCTGCTGGCACAGGCGCAGGCAACGTTGCAGGGGCTGGAGCAGGATCGCGTCGTCAATCGCAATGCCCTGGCGCTGTTGGTAGGACGGCCGGTGGACATTTCGCCGGGCAGACTTTCCCTTGCGGACGTGCCAGAAAACATGGTCCTGCCGGCCGGGTTGCCTTCGGATCTGCTGACCAATCGTCCGGACATTGTTGCCGCCGAGTATCAATTGCGCGCGGCCAACGCCAATATCGGCGCTGCCCGTGCTGCCTTTTTGCCCAACATCAGTCTGACGGGTGCCTATGGCACCATGAGCGACGAACTGGACGGACTGTTTTCAGCCGGAAGCAAGGCGTGGACCTTTGCACCGACCATAGCCCTGCCGCTCTTCAATGCCGGTCGACTGAAGGGCAATCTGGACGTGGCGAAGGCGCGGGAAGAACGCGCCGTCGCCGAGTATGAGCGTACGGTGCAGGCTGCGTTTCGTGACGTTTCCGACGCGCTGGTGCAGCGTCGGCAGTTGCAGCTTCAGATCGGTACGACACGCACGATGCTCGATGCGCAACGCGAACGCGCGCGGCTCGCGCTGCTCCGCTTTGACAATGGGCGATCGGCCTATCTGGAGGTTCTGGACGCGCAGCGCGATCTGTTCGACGCGGAACAGGCGCTCGTCCGGCTTCGGCGCGCCGAACTGGCGAGTATCGTCGCGCTCTATTCAGCGCTGGGCGGCGGTTTTGTCGCTGACCAGACTTTTGACAACGGCCCTCAGGGCAACACTGATGGGGGATCCAATCCATGA
- a CDS encoding alpha/beta hydrolase, with protein sequence MPAEQERPDPLDSICDVLDRAAASAVAQATFGLSPSTLALAASDWAMHLARSPGKQLQLGAKLSRKYLRMLDFVARSAKDPDAAPAIEPLPQDRRFADAAWKQPPFNLLAQSFLLNQQWWHAATTGIGGVSRHHEDIMEFTARQMLDMFAPTNFIATNPVVQQRIVETGGQCLADGMRHFFEDVQRTARGERPVGTEDFVVGENVATARGKVVFRNRLMELIQYEPTTETVRPEPVLIVPAWIMKYYILDLSPGNSLVRWLTGQGYTVFMISWHNPGTQDRDLDLDDYRRLGPIAALDAITAITGSAKVHAAGYCLGGTLLSITAAAMARDGDTRLASMTLLAAQTEFSEPGELGLFIDEAQLNILENMMWSHGFLDSSQMGGAFQLLRSNDLLWSHVLQTYLLGEREPMIDLMAWNADGTRMPYAMHSEYLSRLFLNDDLAEGKYEVDGRTIALAAIRAPLFVVGTERDHVAPWKSVHKIHMLTGAETTFVLTSGGHNAGIVSEPGRKNRHFQVLTREMDGPPLDPTAWRERAPRQEGSWWTAWGEWLGTRSGASVPPPSMGAADKGYPTLGDAPGSYVLEK encoded by the coding sequence ATGCCCGCTGAGCAAGAGCGCCCCGATCCGCTGGACAGTATTTGCGATGTGCTGGACAGAGCCGCCGCGTCGGCCGTCGCTCAGGCGACTTTCGGCCTTTCACCCTCGACACTTGCGCTCGCCGCCTCTGACTGGGCGATGCATCTTGCCCGTTCTCCGGGGAAGCAGCTTCAACTCGGCGCGAAACTGTCCCGCAAATATCTTCGCATGCTGGATTTCGTCGCGCGCAGCGCCAAGGATCCCGATGCCGCTCCGGCCATCGAACCGCTGCCGCAGGATCGGCGATTTGCGGATGCCGCCTGGAAACAGCCACCGTTCAATCTGCTCGCCCAGTCCTTCCTTCTCAATCAGCAATGGTGGCACGCCGCGACCACCGGGATCGGCGGGGTCAGCAGGCATCATGAAGACATTATGGAGTTCACGGCACGCCAGATGCTCGACATGTTTGCGCCGACAAACTTCATCGCCACGAACCCGGTGGTACAACAAAGAATAGTGGAAACCGGCGGCCAGTGCCTGGCCGACGGCATGCGTCATTTCTTTGAGGATGTGCAACGCACGGCGCGCGGAGAGCGCCCGGTCGGCACGGAGGATTTTGTCGTCGGCGAGAATGTCGCCACGGCAAGGGGCAAGGTCGTCTTCCGCAACCGGCTCATGGAACTCATCCAGTATGAACCGACCACAGAGACGGTCCGGCCAGAGCCGGTTTTGATCGTGCCCGCCTGGATCATGAAATACTACATCCTGGATCTGTCGCCCGGAAACTCGCTGGTTCGATGGCTGACGGGGCAAGGCTACACTGTCTTCATGATCTCGTGGCACAATCCCGGCACGCAGGATCGCGACCTCGACCTTGATGATTATCGCCGCCTCGGGCCGATCGCCGCGCTGGATGCGATCACGGCGATCACCGGCAGCGCAAAGGTCCATGCTGCCGGTTATTGCCTTGGCGGCACGCTCCTGTCGATCACCGCGGCGGCAATGGCCCGCGATGGCGACACCCGCCTGGCAAGCATGACACTCCTCGCCGCGCAGACCGAATTCAGCGAGCCGGGCGAACTCGGGCTCTTCATCGACGAGGCGCAACTCAACATCCTGGAAAACATGATGTGGAGCCACGGCTTCCTCGACAGCAGCCAGATGGGCGGCGCGTTTCAGCTGCTGCGTTCCAACGACCTTCTCTGGTCACACGTCCTTCAGACATATCTGCTGGGCGAGCGTGAGCCGATGATCGACCTGATGGCGTGGAATGCGGATGGCACCCGGATGCCTTACGCCATGCACAGCGAATATCTCAGCCGCCTGTTCCTCAATGACGACTTGGCCGAGGGCAAGTATGAAGTCGATGGCCGCACGATCGCGCTGGCGGCGATCCGTGCACCGCTCTTCGTTGTCGGCACAGAACGCGATCACGTGGCGCCATGGAAGTCGGTGCATAAGATCCACATGCTCACCGGCGCGGAAACAACCTTCGTCCTGACGAGCGGCGGCCACAATGCCGGTATCGTATCCGAGCCCGGCCGCAAGAACCGGCACTTTCAGGTGCTGACGCGCGAGATGGACGGTCCACCGCTCGACCCGACGGCATGGCGGGAGCGCGCACCCCGACAGGAGGGGTCGTGGTGGACGGCGTGGGGCGAATGGCTCGGCACACGTTCCGGCGCATCCGTACCCCCGCCATCCATGGGCGCAGCGGACAAGGGTTATCCGACGCTCGGCGACGCGCCGGGCAGCTATGTTCTGGAGAAGTAG
- the phbB gene encoding acetoacetyl-CoA reductase has protein sequence MTGIAIVTGGTRGIGAAVTKALKKEGYQVAAIYHGNDVAAERFARENAVPIFKWDVSDEAACLEGTARVEQELGPVSVLVNNAGITRDVMFHKMKWEDWRAVLSTNLDSMFAMTRPVIEGMRERRSGRVINISSINGQKGQVGQVNYSSAKAGVIGFTKALAQENAARGITVNAVCPGYIDTDMVAMVPDEVKAKIVSTIPVGRLGAPDEIASAVTWLVSPMASFCTGSVLTVNGGQYIANG, from the coding sequence ATGACTGGAATCGCGATCGTAACAGGCGGGACACGCGGCATAGGTGCCGCGGTCACGAAGGCCTTGAAAAAAGAAGGATATCAGGTCGCAGCCATCTATCACGGCAACGATGTGGCGGCTGAGCGCTTTGCTCGGGAAAATGCTGTGCCGATATTCAAATGGGATGTTTCGGACGAGGCGGCCTGCCTCGAGGGCACTGCGCGGGTTGAACAGGAACTCGGCCCTGTTTCCGTTCTTGTGAATAATGCAGGAATCACACGCGACGTGATGTTTCACAAGATGAAGTGGGAGGATTGGCGGGCCGTACTGTCCACCAATCTCGATTCCATGTTTGCGATGACGCGGCCTGTGATCGAGGGCATGCGCGAGCGGCGTTCCGGCCGCGTCATCAATATTTCGTCGATCAATGGCCAAAAGGGGCAGGTCGGGCAGGTCAACTACTCTTCCGCGAAGGCTGGCGTGATCGGCTTCACCAAGGCGCTGGCGCAGGAAAACGCCGCACGCGGCATCACGGTCAACGCAGTGTGCCCCGGTTATATCGACACTGATATGGTCGCTATGGTTCCGGATGAGGTCAAAGCGAAGATCGTGTCCACGATTCCGGTGGGTCGCCTTGGGGCGCCCGATGAAATCGCCTCTGCTGTGACCTGGTTGGTTTCTCCAATGGCCAGTTTTTGCACCGGATCGGTCCTTACCGTGAACGGTGGGCAATATATTGCCAATGGGTGA